The Verrucomicrobiaceae bacterium DNA window ACCGAGAAAGCCACGCTGCTCGGCGAGAAGAACAATGAGTACGTCTTCCGTGTCGATCCGCAGTCCACGAAGATCGACATCAAGCACGCAATCGAAAAGCTCTTTGGTAAGAAAGTCGAAGGCGTCCGCACCTCCAACGTTTCTGGCAAAGCTAAGCGCGAACGCCGCGCCGACTATGGCCGCACCAATCATTGGAAAAAGGCCGTCGTCCGTCTCAAAGAGGGCGAAAAACTCGACCTCGCCTGATTCTACGTTTCCCCGTCACCTTTTTGACACCCTAGTCAACCCTTTACACTGACACCACCATGGCGCTGAAAACCTTCAAGCCCAACACACCGACGAATCGTTACAAGGAGTGGAACTCGTTCGACGAGATCACCAAGGACACCCCGCAGAAAAGCCTCACCGTGGCTCTGCGTCGTTCTGGTGGCCGTAACAACACCGGTCGTATCACCTGCCGTCATATCGGCGGTGGTCATGACAAGCGTTATCGCCTGATCGACTTCAAGCGTCTCCGCCGTGGTGAAGCCGCGAAAGTCATCGCCATCGAATACGATCCAAATCGCAGTGCCCGCATTGCCTTGGTTGAGTATAAGGACGGTGAACGCGCCTACATTCTCGCCCCTGCACAGCTCGGCGTCGGTGCCAGCGTCATGGCTGGTGAAAATGCCGCTCCTGATGTCGGCAACGCTCTTCCTCTTGC harbors:
- the rplW gene encoding 50S ribosomal protein L23 — translated: MRDLHKVIQTIRLTEKATLLGEKNNEYVFRVDPQSTKIDIKHAIEKLFGKKVEGVRTSNVSGKAKRERRADYGRTNHWKKAVVRLKEGEKLDLA